In Cololabis saira isolate AMF1-May2022 chromosome 4, fColSai1.1, whole genome shotgun sequence, one DNA window encodes the following:
- the LOC133442531 gene encoding uncharacterized membrane protein C3orf80 homolog, with the protein MKPRLLGFSRTTRTFISACLISACHAAHRSCEELQCAAGQQCCPPGGPAGNNGSSSGSGGSSGAALRCCKLPIHMFFDNVGWITRKLSGILILLLLFAMGYFIQRIICPRPRSRHHRSRTERCEEEEPSSSSLFNASASQDSLLARYYPERSLGGFSSPSLPNYDEVKYLPTYEESMREVHISSSRDRSEEHLLSGSEGPRSGGAAAGDPASAPPDLGPRGPGEQRRDLPAPQRSPRTSRNSV; encoded by the coding sequence ATGAAGCCCCGTCTGCTGGGCTTCAGCAGGACCACTCGCACCTTCATCTCGGCGTGCCTGATCTCCGCCTGCCACGCCGCCCACCGCAGCTGCGAGGAGCTGCAGTGCGCGGCCGGCCAGCAGTGCTGCCCGCCCGGCGGCCCCGCCGGGAACaacggcagcagcagcggcagcggcGGCAGCAGCGGCGCCGCGCTGCGCTGCTGCAAGCTGCCCATCCACATGTTCTTCGACAACGTGGGCTGGATCACGCGGAAGCTGTCGGGCAtcctcatcctgctgctgctcttcGCCATGGGCTACTTCATCCAGCGGATCATCTGCCCGCGGCCCCGGAGCCGGCACCACCGGAGCCGCACGGAGCGCTGCGAGGAGGAGgagccctcctcctcctccctgttcAACGCGTCCGCGTCCCAGGACTCGCTGCTGGCCCGGTACTACCCGGAGCGCAGCCTCGGGGGCTTCAGCTCGCCCAGCCTGCCCAACTACGACGAGGTCAAATACCTGCCCACGTACGAGGAGAGCATGCGGGAGGTgcacatcagcagcagcagggacCGCTCCGAGGAGCACTTGTTGTCGGGGAGCGAGGGACCGAGGTCCGGGGGAGCAGCAGCGGGAGATCCCGCCTCTGCTCCCCCGGACCTCGGACCCAGAGGTCCGGGGGAGCAGAGGCGGGATCTCCCGGCACCGCAGCGCAGCCCAAGGACATCTCGGAACTCCGTTTGA